A genome region from Gemmatimonadota bacterium includes the following:
- a CDS encoding M1 family metallopeptidase produces MIAFPPRPSSRLLPALLSGLLFNLFSLLSDITDVRAEVPNPQNDEGPSVVDRSGIPGPAIEAALAELYRQLNGRRIAENPLEEILDDGDPSLAERYGEARIRLRERHALDSLLVRPEVRLNVFFEEEERLSAELWDVRFVRHADGWKAERFEPLLAAHLGFRFSLREEEVYAFDHLTIERPAGVFEIEDGLLMPGFSGDRIGRAVLVGAGRFTFTPSDRVERHQMNKYARTTADTYTTGFDRMVLVLSPGGYEHLVEGVALSRVEGGRAFDRAKALLNRVDRDYLLDMKPARERFSLAHTHPGFLQAEIDLSDSDRWLVYTNSPYESESVSLVRKSGFPRNPDISPPVVWCRFSPDPEEPSGRADRAGRAVEDETVRDPLLSLDHYDIAGSLENGGRRMRMKTTLEITARADPLTAATFTLNPDLDVYRVDYAGGEGALFTRQDTWLTVPFRQPVPGDSTTTLTLWYEGDVFREGGGGFFGLLTNQQWLPVHSNEDLYTFDLELRYPEKLTVATVGAHVASHGEGDTRVTRWRRTRPVSSLGMTISENRTRTVSAGGIDVILSVDEDRRETESNTARILTHIGPALDFFGGVFGPYPYEKLDVVQMPDDYAFGRALPSMLMLWGLYFQDAFRLDANLHAHMYTEVQHLFRGFLAHELAHQWWGGTVVPKTYRDAWLSEAMATYAADLYIESETGPEALREMLKRHTDQALFADRHGAIDLGMRLGEHYQTVVYEKGALVLHMLRRTIGDEHFMNVLSRFCRQFKGKLVTTADFEAAVERETGREMGWFFDQWIRDTGFPVYRVYFTSSEGGVGAVSGGAASSGPGPGGLDSGGERTARGFTVRGQLLQEQEGRVFHAIVPLVIELENGDRIVREIWNTQKRQTFEYALPDRAKRIDVAPDYSVYFKAAR; encoded by the coding sequence ATGATCGCCTTCCCGCCCCGTCCGTCGTCCCGGCTGTTGCCCGCTCTCCTGTCGGGCCTGCTGTTCAACCTCTTTTCCCTCCTATCCGATATCACGGACGTCCGTGCGGAGGTACCCAATCCTCAGAACGACGAAGGTCCGTCGGTCGTCGACCGTTCCGGCATCCCGGGCCCAGCCATCGAAGCGGCCCTGGCGGAGTTGTACCGGCAGCTGAATGGCCGGCGTATTGCCGAAAACCCCCTCGAAGAGATCCTCGACGACGGCGATCCTTCCTTGGCCGAACGGTACGGAGAAGCCAGGATCAGGCTGAGGGAACGGCACGCGTTGGACAGCCTCCTCGTCCGTCCCGAAGTACGGCTGAACGTTTTCTTCGAAGAGGAAGAGCGCCTTTCGGCCGAACTGTGGGACGTCCGTTTCGTGCGACATGCGGATGGCTGGAAAGCCGAACGGTTCGAGCCGCTGCTGGCGGCCCACCTCGGCTTCCGGTTCTCCCTGCGGGAGGAGGAGGTCTACGCTTTCGACCATCTGACGATCGAGCGGCCCGCCGGAGTATTCGAGATCGAAGACGGCCTGCTGATGCCCGGGTTCTCGGGAGATCGAATCGGACGCGCGGTCCTCGTGGGCGCGGGACGATTCACCTTTACGCCTTCGGACCGCGTTGAGCGTCACCAGATGAACAAGTACGCCCGAACGACCGCCGATACCTACACGACGGGCTTCGACCGGATGGTGCTGGTCCTGTCGCCCGGGGGATATGAGCACCTAGTGGAAGGCGTGGCGCTTTCGCGTGTCGAGGGCGGACGGGCATTCGACCGGGCGAAGGCCCTGCTGAACCGCGTCGACCGGGACTACCTGCTGGACATGAAACCCGCCCGGGAACGCTTCTCCCTCGCCCACACGCATCCTGGATTCTTGCAGGCGGAGATCGATCTCTCGGACTCGGACCGGTGGCTCGTCTATACGAACAGCCCCTATGAATCGGAATCGGTTAGCCTGGTCCGGAAGAGCGGTTTCCCCAGGAACCCGGATATCAGTCCGCCCGTGGTCTGGTGCCGTTTCTCGCCGGACCCGGAGGAACCGTCCGGCCGCGCCGACCGCGCCGGCCGCGCCGTGGAGGACGAGACGGTTCGGGATCCGCTGCTGTCCCTGGACCACTACGATATCGCGGGATCCCTGGAGAATGGCGGCCGGCGCATGCGCATGAAGACGACCCTGGAAATCACGGCCCGGGCGGACCCGCTCACCGCGGCAACTTTCACGCTGAACCCGGATCTGGATGTCTACCGCGTGGACTATGCCGGCGGCGAAGGCGCGCTGTTCACGCGGCAGGACACCTGGCTCACGGTTCCGTTCCGGCAACCGGTCCCTGGGGATAGCACCACTACGCTGACCCTCTGGTACGAGGGCGACGTCTTCCGGGAAGGGGGCGGCGGCTTCTTCGGCCTGTTGACCAACCAGCAGTGGCTTCCCGTTCATTCCAACGAGGATCTGTACACTTTCGATTTGGAACTGCGCTATCCGGAGAAACTGACCGTGGCCACGGTCGGCGCCCACGTGGCCAGTCATGGGGAGGGAGATACGCGTGTCACACGCTGGCGGCGGACGCGGCCCGTGTCCTCGCTGGGCATGACAATCTCCGAAAACCGTACCCGCACGGTCTCCGCGGGTGGCATCGACGTGATCCTCAGCGTGGACGAAGACCGGCGCGAGACCGAATCGAACACGGCGCGGATCCTTACGCACATCGGTCCCGCGCTGGACTTCTTCGGCGGCGTCTTCGGTCCCTACCCCTACGAGAAGCTCGACGTCGTGCAAATGCCGGACGATTACGCCTTCGGCAGGGCCCTGCCGTCGATGCTGATGCTGTGGGGACTGTACTTCCAGGATGCCTTCCGCCTGGACGCGAACCTGCACGCCCATATGTACACGGAAGTGCAGCACCTCTTCCGCGGATTCCTGGCCCACGAACTCGCCCACCAGTGGTGGGGCGGCACCGTGGTCCCGAAGACCTATCGCGACGCCTGGCTTTCGGAGGCGATGGCGACGTACGCGGCGGACCTTTACATCGAAAGCGAGACCGGTCCCGAAGCGTTACGCGAGATGCTGAAACGGCACACGGACCAGGCGCTGTTCGCCGACCGGCACGGTGCGATCGACCTGGGCATGCGGCTAGGGGAGCACTACCAGACCGTCGTCTACGAGAAGGGCGCCCTGGTACTCCACATGCTGCGGCGCACCATCGGCGACGAGCACTTCATGAACGTGCTCTCACGGTTCTGCCGGCAATTCAAGGGCAAGCTGGTTACGACGGCGGACTTCGAGGCCGCGGTGGAAAGGGAAACGGGCCGGGAGATGGGCTGGTTCTTCGATCAGTGGATCCGGGACACGGGCTTTCCGGTCTACCGGGTGTATTTCACCAGCAGCGAAGGGGGCGTCGGTGCGGTGTCCGGCGGTGCGGCATCCAGCGGCCCGGGTCCGGGCGGTTTAGATTCGGGTGGTGAGAGGACCGCCAGGGGGTTCACGGTGCGCGGACAGCTATTGCAGGAACAGGAAGGCCGCGTATTTCACGCGATCGTGCCCCTGGTCATCGAGTTGGAAAACGGCGACCGGATCGTCCGGGAGATCTGGAATACCCAGAAGCGTCAGACCTTCGAGTACGCATTGCCGGACAGGGCGAAGCGCATCGACGTCGCACCGGATTACTCCGTGTACTTCAAGGCCGCCCGGTAG
- a CDS encoding phytanoyl-CoA dioxygenase family protein — protein sequence MKDLDEKLNQLERDGFVLLKGALSPEETEQVRSRIFHAKEQGWQEGLNAVGNMWFDTLLDREPDIFAPLVGHPSVAPLLYAMMGKQCQLRSFRAHINPGAYTQEWHMDFYGYWNEKRETEKRRLAVQPSSVNTTFYFQDNVPGQGNLRFVKNGHLSEPPHLYPRIDHVAFEEWCYAQEHVVLHPMAGDAVVFLSHIPHQGAKEDDDMERCNVVCHYQTCPMYEGVWYVSSPRPFKGSFPFHETAPAGMN from the coding sequence GTGAAAGATCTCGACGAAAAACTGAATCAACTGGAACGGGACGGTTTCGTGCTCCTCAAGGGCGCCCTGTCCCCGGAGGAAACCGAGCAGGTGCGGTCCCGCATATTCCACGCCAAGGAGCAGGGATGGCAGGAAGGCCTGAACGCCGTCGGGAACATGTGGTTCGACACCCTGCTGGACCGGGAGCCCGACATCTTCGCCCCGCTCGTGGGCCATCCGAGCGTGGCGCCGCTCCTCTACGCCATGATGGGCAAGCAGTGCCAGCTCCGCAGTTTCCGGGCGCACATCAACCCCGGCGCCTACACCCAGGAATGGCACATGGACTTCTACGGCTACTGGAACGAGAAGCGGGAAACGGAAAAACGCAGGCTGGCCGTGCAGCCCAGCAGCGTGAACACGACCTTCTACTTCCAGGACAACGTCCCCGGCCAGGGCAATCTCCGCTTCGTCAAGAACGGCCACCTCTCCGAGCCGCCCCACCTCTATCCCCGGATCGACCACGTCGCGTTCGAAGAGTGGTGCTACGCGCAGGAACACGTCGTGCTGCACCCCATGGCCGGCGACGCGGTCGTCTTCCTCAGCCACATCCCCCACCAGGGCGCCAAGGAAGACGACGACATGGAACGGTGCAATGTGGTCTGCCACTACCAGACCTGCCCGATGTACGAGGGCGTGTGGTACGTCTCCAGTCCCCGTCCCTTCAAGGGGTCCTTCCCCTTTCACGAGACGGCGCCGGCGGGGATGAACTGA
- a CDS encoding M81 family metallopeptidase: MRVGILSLIHESNTFSHTPTTLDLFRRDGILTGEAVADHFSDGFHEISGFLEGLDDAGIDAVPLFYASTPPSGRITQDTCDALIEMMFEQLTGAGPLDGLLVAPHGANAGEGADYHDLDGYWLTRLRGTVGPDLPIICTIDPHANLSRRMVEACDATIAYRTNPHLDQKQRGLEAATLMARTLRGEVRPVQAAAFPPVAIGIERQDTSSPPCRPLYEKADAWLEKTGVLSNSVVLGFPYADVPEMGSAFIAVTDGDTGLARRIAEDLADYLVAHRDEFVGEFISIPEAVDSALDGEGPVCLLDMGDNVGGGSAADGTLIAHEILSRGDVKTFLCLFDPGSVERAVAAGVGARLTLDMGGKTDDRHGPPIRTEVRVQGIHEGRFTESAVRHGGKTSFNMGQTAVVATDSGLTVSLTSLRTVPVSLGMMTSIGLDPADFHVLIAKGVHAPTAAYAPVSKRLIRVDTPGATTADMRRFDFRYRRRPLYPFEE, encoded by the coding sequence GTGCGCGTGGGCATCCTCTCGCTGATCCACGAATCCAATACGTTCAGCCACACGCCGACGACCCTCGACCTGTTCCGGCGGGACGGGATCCTGACCGGTGAAGCCGTCGCCGATCATTTCAGTGATGGATTCCACGAGATCAGCGGCTTCCTGGAGGGACTGGACGACGCCGGCATCGACGCCGTGCCGCTGTTCTACGCGTCCACCCCGCCGTCCGGCCGGATCACGCAAGACACCTGCGACGCGCTGATCGAGATGATGTTCGAGCAGCTCACGGGCGCGGGGCCGCTCGACGGCCTGCTGGTCGCTCCCCACGGCGCCAATGCCGGCGAGGGGGCGGATTACCACGATCTGGACGGGTACTGGCTGACCCGGTTGCGCGGGACGGTCGGGCCGGACCTTCCGATCATTTGCACCATCGATCCCCACGCCAATCTCTCCCGGCGCATGGTCGAGGCCTGCGACGCCACCATCGCCTACCGCACCAACCCGCACCTGGACCAGAAGCAGCGGGGCCTGGAGGCCGCTACGCTCATGGCCCGGACCCTGCGCGGAGAAGTCCGGCCCGTGCAGGCCGCGGCTTTTCCGCCGGTGGCCATCGGCATCGAGCGCCAGGACACGTCCTCGCCGCCCTGCCGGCCCCTTTATGAGAAAGCGGACGCGTGGCTGGAGAAAACCGGCGTCCTGTCGAACAGCGTCGTCCTCGGGTTTCCGTACGCGGACGTGCCGGAAATGGGTTCGGCCTTCATTGCCGTGACCGACGGCGACACCGGACTTGCCCGGCGCATCGCGGAGGATCTCGCCGATTACCTGGTCGCGCACCGAGACGAGTTCGTCGGCGAGTTCATTTCCATCCCCGAGGCTGTCGATTCCGCCCTGGACGGCGAGGGGCCCGTGTGCCTGCTCGACATGGGTGACAACGTGGGCGGCGGATCGGCCGCGGACGGCACGCTCATTGCCCACGAGATCTTGAGCCGCGGAGACGTGAAGACCTTCCTCTGCCTGTTCGATCCCGGATCCGTCGAACGGGCCGTTGCAGCGGGCGTGGGTGCGAGGCTCACGCTGGACATGGGCGGCAAGACGGACGACCGGCACGGACCGCCCATCCGGACCGAGGTGCGGGTGCAGGGGATCCACGAAGGACGCTTCACCGAATCTGCTGTTCGCCACGGGGGCAAGACATCGTTTAATATGGGGCAGACCGCTGTCGTGGCCACGGACAGCGGACTGACGGTGAGCCTGACGTCGCTCCGGACGGTGCCGGTCAGCCTGGGTATGATGACCAGTATCGGCCTGGACCCGGCCGACTTCCACGTGCTCATCGCCAAGGGCGTCCATGCGCCAACAGCCGCCTACGCGCCCGTGAGCAAGCGGCTGATCCGGGTGGACACGCCCGGCGCCACGACCGCGGACATGCGGCGATTCGACTTCCGGTACCGGCGGCGGCCGCTCTATCCGTTCGAGGAATGA
- a CDS encoding tetratricopeptide repeat protein, with translation MSTISKHTRLYLFRCLLCLSPLQAAPQDTNAGAVPPQIPSISLEKAVALYESGQRDQARKAFLRILDDQPEEPVVLYHLGRLDPDREVAEQYFLKVLLHGPEHALADDALLEVSRIQFALERHDDAVNAGNRLLSAYPDSELEDEARFLLGQALLAGRRPELSRMVFQQLLASEPDSTLVQSARLAIAESYRAQEDFIEAARQYLRFEIDFQGVEGLEAVLWEAGQCLEAAGRTVEAGFVYQRLIKRYPDSPEANRARVERPLLE, from the coding sequence TTGTCGACAATTAGCAAACACACTCGCCTGTATCTGTTCCGATGTCTGCTGTGCCTGAGTCCGCTCCAGGCCGCACCACAGGACACAAACGCCGGCGCAGTACCGCCCCAAATCCCCTCCATATCGCTGGAAAAAGCCGTTGCCCTTTACGAGTCGGGCCAGCGCGACCAGGCGCGCAAGGCTTTCCTGCGGATACTGGACGACCAGCCCGAAGAGCCGGTGGTCCTGTACCACCTCGGACGCCTGGATCCGGACCGGGAAGTGGCCGAGCAGTATTTCCTTAAGGTCCTGTTGCACGGCCCGGAACACGCACTCGCGGACGACGCGCTGCTGGAGGTCTCCCGCATTCAGTTCGCCCTGGAACGACACGACGACGCGGTAAACGCCGGCAACCGGCTCCTGTCGGCCTATCCCGACTCGGAACTGGAGGATGAAGCGCGCTTCCTGCTGGGGCAGGCGCTCCTTGCCGGAAGGCGGCCGGAACTGTCGCGCATGGTCTTCCAGCAACTGCTTGCTTCTGAGCCCGATTCGACGCTTGTGCAGTCGGCGCGTCTCGCCATAGCGGAAAGCTACCGCGCGCAGGAGGATTTCATCGAAGCCGCCCGACAGTACCTCAGGTTCGAGATCGATTTTCAGGGTGTGGAAGGCCTGGAGGCGGTTTTGTGGGAGGCGGGACAATGCCTCGAAGCCGCGGGTCGCACCGTCGAGGCCGGTTTCGTGTACCAGCGGCTGATCAAGCGGTATCCCGATTCACCGGAGGCGAACCGCGCCCGGGTGGAGAGGCCCCTGCTTGAATAG
- a CDS encoding MerR family transcriptional regulator translates to MSKLYYSSSEVSTMLELEPSVLRFWEDQFGQLRIKRNRAGKRMYREKDIELIRTIKQLTRDEGYTIAGAKKKLQESAANRGAEKAGRTAERADRAAEQAAPSPVKSDPGAESTAPGEQAAHGEQAAHGERKAPPTDTSSQSELIHWLRSRLIEIRDSMD, encoded by the coding sequence ATGAGCAAGCTGTACTATTCCAGCAGCGAAGTCTCGACCATGCTCGAACTCGAGCCGTCCGTACTCCGGTTCTGGGAAGACCAGTTCGGCCAGCTGCGCATCAAGCGGAACCGCGCCGGCAAGCGGATGTACCGGGAGAAGGACATCGAGCTGATCCGCACGATCAAGCAGCTCACCCGGGACGAAGGTTACACGATCGCCGGCGCCAAAAAGAAGCTCCAGGAATCCGCGGCGAACCGAGGCGCCGAGAAGGCGGGCCGAACCGCGGAAAGGGCGGACCGCGCCGCGGAACAGGCAGCGCCCAGCCCGGTGAAATCAGATCCTGGCGCGGAGTCGACGGCCCCGGGCGAGCAGGCGGCCCACGGCGAGCAGGCGGCCCACGGCGAGCGGAAGGCCCCCCCGACCGATACCTCCTCCCAATCCGAACTCATCCATTGGTTGCGGTCCCGCCTGATCGAGATACGGGATTCGATGGACTAG
- a CDS encoding integration host factor subunit beta — MTTTKKELVELISKRLGLKKEQVFPVVDQTFVAMRDSLIEGDRIEIRGFGVFEVKDTKARTSARNPRTSDIVYVPAGKKTRFKPGKLLKEALRVPLDD; from the coding sequence ATGACCACCACCAAGAAAGAATTGGTGGAACTGATCAGCAAGCGTCTGGGGCTTAAGAAAGAACAGGTGTTTCCCGTGGTCGACCAGACGTTTGTGGCCATGCGGGATTCCCTGATCGAGGGAGACCGGATCGAAATCAGGGGATTCGGGGTGTTCGAGGTCAAGGACACGAAAGCCCGCACTTCCGCGCGCAATCCCCGCACGAGCGATATCGTCTACGTCCCGGCTGGAAAGAAGACCCGTTTCAAACCCGGAAAACTGTTGAAAGAAGCCCTGCGGGTCCCCTTAGATGACTAA
- a CDS encoding ribosome biogenesis GTPase Der, which produces MSPVIAIIGRPNVGKSVLFNRMIGRRDAIVHDAPGITRDRHYADADWFGKKFTVVDTGGLVPESDEPMEAAIEQQARLAVSEADVILLVTDVRTGITPLDQKAAEVVRRAGKQVIVVANKVDSGAQENHAYEFGALGLGEPMMISALKGRNTGDLMDLLAERMPEPAPVEEEDDGAIKVAIVGRPNVGKSSLVNAIVGRDTVIVSDVPGTTRDSVDTQITRQGVKYSLIDTAGLRRRSRIKSDIEFYSITRTMRSIARCDVAVLLVDAVDGLATQEQRIVSQVDESGKGLVVAFNKWDLVDRTEHPTEAYAQTAREYLRFADYAPILFVSAETRRGVTQIMQKTRHVHEMRSLRVSTGELNRVVESITAYYPPPAAPDGRATSILYCTQVQNAPPTFVFFVNHPDAIPDSYRRYLSNRLRETFVFEGSPIRVLIRGREGKR; this is translated from the coding sequence ATGTCCCCTGTCATCGCCATCATAGGACGCCCCAACGTGGGCAAATCGGTGCTGTTCAACCGGATGATCGGCCGTCGCGATGCCATCGTGCACGACGCCCCGGGCATCACGAGGGACCGGCATTACGCCGACGCCGACTGGTTCGGGAAGAAGTTCACCGTGGTGGACACAGGGGGCCTTGTCCCGGAATCCGATGAACCCATGGAAGCGGCCATCGAGCAGCAGGCCCGGCTGGCCGTCAGCGAAGCCGACGTGATCCTGCTGGTCACGGACGTCCGCACGGGCATCACGCCCCTGGACCAGAAGGCGGCCGAAGTCGTCCGCCGGGCCGGCAAGCAGGTCATCGTCGTCGCCAACAAGGTGGACAGCGGCGCCCAGGAGAACCACGCTTACGAGTTCGGCGCGCTGGGGCTGGGCGAGCCCATGATGATCTCCGCCCTGAAGGGACGCAACACCGGCGACCTGATGGACCTGCTGGCGGAACGGATGCCCGAACCCGCGCCTGTCGAAGAAGAGGACGACGGCGCGATCAAGGTGGCGATCGTGGGCAGGCCCAACGTGGGGAAATCGTCTTTGGTCAACGCCATCGTGGGCAGGGACACGGTGATCGTCTCCGACGTCCCCGGCACGACGCGCGACTCGGTGGACACGCAGATCACCCGGCAGGGCGTGAAGTACAGCCTGATCGACACGGCCGGCCTCCGGCGCCGGTCCCGGATCAAGAGCGACATCGAGTTCTACAGTATCACGCGGACGATGCGGAGCATAGCGCGCTGCGACGTGGCGGTGCTCCTGGTGGACGCCGTCGACGGCCTGGCCACGCAGGAACAGCGGATCGTATCGCAGGTGGACGAGTCCGGGAAGGGGCTGGTCGTCGCCTTCAACAAGTGGGACCTGGTGGACCGGACCGAGCATCCGACCGAGGCCTACGCCCAGACGGCCAGGGAGTACCTCCGGTTCGCCGACTACGCGCCGATTCTGTTCGTGTCGGCCGAGACCCGCCGCGGGGTGACCCAGATCATGCAGAAGACGCGCCACGTCCACGAAATGCGTTCGCTCCGGGTATCCACCGGCGAACTGAACCGCGTCGTGGAAAGCATCACGGCCTATTATCCACCCCCGGCCGCGCCGGACGGGCGGGCGACCAGCATCCTCTACTGCACGCAGGTGCAGAACGCGCCGCCCACCTTCGTGTTTTTCGTGAACCATCCGGACGCGATCCCGGATTCGTACAGGCGGTACCTTTCGAACCGGCTTCGGGAGACCTTCGTATTCGAGGGTTCGCCCATACGCGTGTTGATCCGCGGGCGGGAAGGGAAACGATGA
- a CDS encoding amidohydrolase family protein, which produces MKSDKRKAMYALTPDRIWDGVSGETRSGVAVVVKGRLIDAVLPVSEVPAGMETAALPECTLLPGLMDAHVHYSSVMGPAFLAAGVTTVRDVGNDLAWILEERERHAKDPSAGPAILCCGHLLDGPRVYWPQMGRAHGTPGEIADSVRRHVEAGVDQIKLYAGVEPPLLKAAVDAAHASGKFVVAHLQTTTAEEAARLGLDEFEHFAGCGVAWRAASEAEDDLVIDLLLERDVIIDPTLVVWDRLGRVLDRSFHHDTRRAWVHPRHLDIWQRYLGRFGPPEYRLRYQGAMAHLKRFLRRSHQRGVTVALGTDTPFPHLVPGMSVHDELAMYTDAGITAVDALRSATSINARVLGIDDRTGSIRPGLQADLVAVRGNPLERIEDIENVQCTVREGRRFEPSALMRDFRTTFDREPDGAVTRDLLDYVDGKLVNRPGS; this is translated from the coding sequence ATGAAGTCAGACAAGCGGAAAGCCATGTACGCACTGACCCCGGACCGCATCTGGGACGGCGTTTCCGGCGAGACGCGAAGCGGCGTCGCCGTCGTGGTGAAGGGCCGCCTCATCGACGCGGTCCTGCCCGTCTCCGAAGTCCCCGCCGGCATGGAGACCGCGGCCCTGCCGGAATGCACGCTCCTGCCGGGGCTGATGGACGCACACGTGCATTACAGTTCCGTCATGGGACCCGCTTTCCTGGCCGCCGGGGTGACCACGGTCCGCGACGTGGGCAACGACCTGGCATGGATCCTGGAGGAGCGCGAGCGCCACGCAAAAGACCCTTCCGCCGGTCCCGCCATCCTGTGCTGCGGACACCTGCTCGACGGACCCAGGGTCTACTGGCCCCAAATGGGACGGGCCCACGGCACACCCGGCGAGATCGCCGATTCGGTCCGGCGGCACGTGGAAGCCGGGGTGGACCAGATCAAGCTGTACGCGGGCGTGGAACCCCCGCTGCTGAAGGCGGCGGTCGACGCCGCCCACGCGTCGGGCAAATTCGTGGTGGCCCATCTTCAGACGACCACCGCGGAGGAGGCCGCGCGGCTCGGACTGGATGAATTCGAGCACTTTGCCGGTTGCGGCGTGGCCTGGCGCGCGGCGTCCGAAGCGGAGGACGATCTCGTGATCGACCTGCTCCTTGAACGTGACGTGATCATCGACCCGACCCTGGTGGTCTGGGACCGGCTCGGCCGCGTCCTGGACCGGTCCTTTCACCACGACACCCGGAGGGCCTGGGTACACCCTCGCCACCTGGATATATGGCAGCGGTATCTCGGCCGTTTCGGTCCGCCGGAATACCGGTTGAGATACCAGGGCGCCATGGCGCACCTGAAGCGGTTCCTGCGAAGGTCCCATCAGCGAGGTGTGACCGTGGCGCTCGGCACCGACACGCCCTTCCCCCACCTCGTGCCCGGGATGAGCGTGCATGACGAACTCGCCATGTACACGGACGCCGGCATCACGGCCGTGGACGCGCTGCGATCGGCCACTTCGATCAACGCCCGGGTGCTGGGCATCGACGACCGGACCGGTTCGATCCGGCCGGGCCTGCAGGCCGACCTGGTGGCGGTCCGGGGGAACCCTCTCGAACGGATTGAGGATATCGAAAACGTACAATGCACCGTGCGCGAAGGACGGCGGTTCGAGCCGTCCGCCCTGATGCGGGACTTCAGGACGACCTTCGACCGGGAGCCCGACGGCGCGGTCACCCGGGATCTGCTGGACTACGTGGACGGCAAACTAGTGAATCGGCCGGGCTCATGA
- the msrA gene encoding peptide-methionine (S)-S-oxide reductase MsrA has translation MTQETQAATLGGGCFWCLEAIYQQIRGVTSVVSGYAGGSVDNPDYKSVCTGATGHAEVVRINFDPAVIGYADLLHIFWRIHDPTTLNRQGGDVGTQYRSIILYHDDEQQRAAEYSRTEADGSDLWSAAIVTEIEPLEVFYEAETYHHDYYRNNPRQPYCFMVIDPKVDKFRKSFQHLLS, from the coding sequence ATGACACAAGAGACGCAGGCGGCGACGCTGGGCGGTGGTTGCTTCTGGTGCCTGGAAGCGATCTACCAGCAGATCAGGGGTGTGACGAGCGTGGTGTCGGGCTATGCCGGTGGCAGTGTCGACAATCCGGATTACAAGTCCGTATGCACCGGCGCCACGGGTCATGCCGAGGTCGTGCGGATCAACTTCGATCCGGCCGTGATCGGTTACGCGGACCTCCTGCACATCTTCTGGCGCATTCACGACCCGACTACGCTCAACCGCCAGGGTGGGGACGTCGGCACGCAGTACCGTTCGATCATCCTCTACCACGATGACGAACAGCAGCGCGCGGCCGAGTATTCGAGGACGGAAGCCGACGGGTCGGACCTGTGGAGCGCGGCGATCGTTACGGAGATCGAACCCCTCGAGGTTTTTTACGAGGCCGAAACATACCATCACGACTACTATCGCAACAATCCACGGCAACCCTACTGTTTCATGGTCATCGACCCGAAGGTGGACAAGTTCAGAAAATCCTTCCAGCACTTGCTGTCGTGA